The Bacteroidales bacterium genome has a segment encoding these proteins:
- a CDS encoding GH92 family glycosyl hydrolase translates to MRLLIFLLFILLACAPAGQNISSTKSSDPADLVNPLMGTQSKFSLSNGNTYPAIALPYGMNFWAPQTGKMGDGWLYTYDADKIRGFKQTHQPSPWINDYGQFSILPETGKPKIDEDERASWFSHKAEVVHPYYYQVYLADYDVLTELAPSERSSVFRFTFPKTDSAWILIDAFDNGSYVKINTAENKITGYTTKNSGGVPENFKNYFVIVFNKPFTEGLAWKNSKLVRGVTELNDNHVGALLHFKTNKGEKLTAFIASSFISPEQAEINLKEVLGRDFDEVKTQAKKAWNRELGKIQVSGGTPEEQRTFYSCLYRTLLFPRKFYEIDAEGKVMHYSPYNGKILPGYMFTDNGFWDTFRAAFPLINLLSPGLSTQIQEGLVNAYL, encoded by the coding sequence ATGAGATTATTAATATTTCTTTTATTCATTCTGTTGGCTTGTGCACCTGCAGGACAGAACATTTCATCAACGAAATCCTCAGACCCGGCTGATCTTGTGAATCCCCTTATGGGTACACAATCCAAATTTAGCCTTTCGAATGGCAATACTTATCCAGCGATTGCACTGCCTTACGGCATGAATTTCTGGGCCCCGCAAACGGGTAAGATGGGCGATGGCTGGCTTTATACCTATGATGCTGATAAAATCAGGGGATTTAAACAGACTCACCAGCCGAGTCCCTGGATCAATGATTATGGCCAGTTTTCAATACTTCCTGAAACCGGCAAACCAAAAATTGATGAAGACGAAAGGGCATCCTGGTTTTCACATAAGGCTGAGGTTGTGCATCCTTATTATTACCAGGTATACCTGGCTGATTACGATGTACTCACCGAATTAGCACCCTCAGAACGGTCATCCGTTTTCAGGTTCACATTTCCCAAAACCGACAGCGCATGGATATTGATTGATGCCTTTGATAACGGTTCGTATGTGAAGATTAATACGGCAGAAAATAAGATCACCGGTTATACAACAAAGAACAGTGGGGGTGTTCCTGAGAATTTCAAAAACTATTTTGTAATTGTGTTCAATAAACCTTTCACCGAAGGCTTAGCATGGAAAAACAGCAAACTGGTCCGGGGTGTCACCGAACTCAATGATAACCACGTAGGTGCCCTTTTGCATTTCAAAACAAATAAAGGAGAAAAGCTCACTGCTTTCATAGCTTCTTCTTTTATTAGTCCCGAACAGGCAGAAATAAACCTGAAAGAAGTTCTGGGCCGCGATTTTGATGAAGTAAAAACCCAGGCGAAAAAGGCCTGGAACAGAGAGCTGGGCAAAATACAGGTCTCAGGCGGAACACCTGAAGAACAGCGGACTTTCTATTCCTGCCTTTATCGTACTTTGCTCTTTCCAAGGAAGTTTTATGAAATAGATGCAGAAGGGAAAGTGATGCATTACAGCCCTTACAACGGTAAAATCCTTCCCGGTTATATGTTCACGGATAATGGTTTCTGGGATACTTTCAGGGCAGCTTTTCCCCTGATTAACCTGCTGAGCCCGGGTTTAAGCACACAAATACAGGAGGGACTCGTTAACGCGTACCTT